Proteins co-encoded in one Streptomyces roseochromogenus subsp. oscitans DS 12.976 genomic window:
- the melC2 gene encoding tyrosinase MelC2 gives MTVRKNQATLTTDEKKRFVDAVLELKRSGRYDEFVSTHNEFIMSDTDTGERTGHRSPSFLPWHRRFLLDFEQALQSVDSSVALPYWDWSADRTLRAGLWAPDFLGGTGRSTDGRVMDGPFAASAGNWPISIRVDGRTFLRRSLGTAVRALPTAAEVESVLSMATYDMAPYNSASDGFRNNLEGWRGVNLHNRVHVWVGGHMATGASPNDPVFWLHHAYVDKLWAQWQRRHPDAGYVPTGGTPDVVDLNETMKPWNDVRPADLLDHTKFYTFDS, from the coding sequence ATGACCGTACGCAAGAACCAGGCCACGCTGACCACCGACGAGAAGAAGCGATTCGTCGACGCCGTCCTCGAACTCAAGCGCAGCGGACGCTACGACGAGTTCGTCAGCACGCACAACGAGTTCATCATGTCGGACACCGACACCGGCGAGCGGACCGGCCACCGCTCCCCGTCCTTCCTGCCCTGGCACCGCAGATTCCTGCTCGACTTCGAGCAGGCGCTGCAATCGGTGGACTCCTCGGTCGCGCTGCCGTACTGGGACTGGAGCGCCGACCGGACACTGCGGGCCGGGCTGTGGGCGCCGGACTTCCTCGGCGGCACCGGGCGCAGCACGGACGGCCGGGTGATGGACGGCCCGTTCGCCGCCTCGGCCGGCAACTGGCCGATCAGCATACGGGTGGACGGCCGTACCTTCCTGCGCCGCTCGCTCGGCACGGCCGTGCGCGCGCTGCCGACCGCCGCGGAGGTGGAGTCGGTGCTGTCGATGGCGACGTATGACATGGCGCCGTACAACAGTGCCTCGGACGGCTTCCGCAACAACCTGGAGGGGTGGCGCGGGGTCAATCTGCACAACCGGGTCCATGTCTGGGTCGGCGGCCACATGGCCACTGGGGCCTCGCCCAACGATCCGGTGTTCTGGCTGCACCACGCCTACGTCGACAAGCTGTGGGCTCAGTGGCAGCGGCGGCATCCGGACGCGGGGTATGTGCCGACGGGCGGCACCCCGGACGTCGTCGACCTGAACGAGACGATGAAGCCGTGGAACGACGTGCGTCCGGCGGATCTGCTGGACCACACGAAGTTCTACACTTTCGACAGCTGA
- a CDS encoding ribonuclease H family protein — MIVHMRERVVAACDGASKGNPGPAGWAWVVSDDERTAARWEAGPLGRATNNVAELTALERLLTAVEPDVPLEIRMDSQYAMKAVTTWLPGWKRNGWKTAAGKPVANQDLVVRIDELLDGRTVEFRYVPAHQVDGDPLNDFADRAASQAASVQEPAGSALGSAEPPPSPDTPKAAAPRKKAPRRAGGAAASRTSSRTLKAKFPGRCLCGRSYAAGESIAKNAQGWGHPECRTAEA; from the coding sequence ATGATCGTGCACATGCGTGAACGTGTGGTGGCCGCGTGCGACGGGGCTTCGAAGGGAAACCCCGGACCGGCGGGATGGGCGTGGGTGGTCTCCGACGACGAGCGGACCGCCGCCCGCTGGGAGGCGGGCCCACTCGGCCGGGCCACCAACAACGTCGCCGAACTGACGGCCCTGGAGCGGCTGCTCACGGCCGTCGAGCCGGACGTGCCGCTGGAGATCCGCATGGACTCCCAGTACGCGATGAAGGCCGTCACCACCTGGCTGCCCGGCTGGAAGCGCAACGGCTGGAAGACCGCCGCCGGCAAGCCGGTCGCCAACCAGGACCTGGTCGTACGCATCGATGAGCTGCTCGACGGCCGGACGGTCGAGTTCCGCTACGTCCCGGCGCACCAGGTCGACGGCGACCCGCTGAACGACTTCGCCGACCGCGCCGCCAGCCAGGCCGCCTCCGTCCAGGAGCCGGCCGGCAGCGCGCTGGGCTCCGCAGAACCGCCGCCGTCGCCCGACACCCCGAAGGCGGCCGCCCCGCGCAAGAAGGCGCCCCGCCGCGCCGGCGGCGCGGCGGCCTCCCGTACGTCCTCGCGCACCCTCAAGGCGAAGTTCCCCGGCCGCTGCCTGTGCGGCCGCTCCTACGCGGCCGGCGAATCCATCGCCAAGAACGCGCAGGGCTGGGGCCACCCGGAGTGCCGCACCGCCGAGGCCTGA
- a CDS encoding VOC family protein has product MTTDGFTTCLWFDGQAEEAAAFYVSVFKNSSIGRISRYTDAGPGETGSVLTVEFTANGQKFIALNGGPQFKFNEAVSFQILCADQAEIDHYWTKLTENGGEGGPCGWLKDRYGLSWQVVYDRLADMIHDPDGAKVDRAMKAMMAMGKLDVAALDEAYAGE; this is encoded by the coding sequence ATGACCACCGACGGATTCACCACCTGTCTCTGGTTCGACGGCCAGGCCGAGGAGGCCGCGGCGTTCTACGTCTCGGTCTTCAAGAACTCCAGCATCGGCAGGATCAGCCGCTACACCGACGCCGGGCCCGGCGAGACCGGCTCCGTGCTGACCGTGGAGTTCACAGCCAACGGCCAGAAGTTCATCGCGCTCAACGGCGGCCCCCAGTTCAAGTTCAACGAGGCCGTCTCCTTCCAGATCCTCTGCGCCGACCAGGCGGAGATCGACCACTACTGGACCAAGCTCACCGAGAACGGCGGCGAGGGCGGCCCCTGCGGCTGGCTCAAGGACAGGTACGGCCTGTCCTGGCAGGTCGTCTACGACCGGCTGGCCGACATGATCCACGACCCCGACGGCGCGAAGGTCGACCGTGCCATGAAGGCCATGATGGCCATGGGCAAGCTGGACGTCGCCGCGCTGGACGAGGCGTACGCGGGGGAGTAG
- a CDS encoding VOC family protein → MAVQPEGTPCWADAMFSDVEGAKRFYSDVLGWTFGESSSEYGNYTQAYVDGKAVAAVVPPMPGQEGQSQWCLYFAAPDAAATAGKIRENGGEVLMEPMQVGDFGTMCLAREPSGAVFGVWQAGTHEGFEATATPGAYCWAEVFTREPEKADTFFSAVFPYRMKQMQDHAVDYRMFDVGENAVLGRMKMTDDFPPEVPSYINVYFTVDDCDEAVARATKLGGVLRFGPMSSPFGRFAALSDPQGANFSVIDITTTEGEMPKVKDV, encoded by the coding sequence ATGGCCGTACAACCCGAGGGAACGCCCTGTTGGGCCGATGCGATGTTCAGCGACGTCGAGGGAGCCAAGCGCTTCTACAGCGATGTCCTCGGCTGGACCTTCGGCGAGTCGTCGTCGGAGTACGGCAACTACACGCAGGCCTACGTCGACGGCAAGGCGGTGGCCGCGGTCGTCCCGCCCATGCCCGGCCAGGAGGGCCAGTCGCAGTGGTGCCTGTACTTCGCCGCGCCGGACGCCGCCGCCACCGCGGGCAAGATCCGCGAGAACGGCGGCGAGGTGCTGATGGAGCCGATGCAGGTCGGCGACTTCGGCACGATGTGCCTGGCCCGGGAGCCCAGCGGAGCCGTCTTCGGCGTCTGGCAGGCCGGCACCCATGAGGGCTTCGAGGCGACGGCGACCCCCGGCGCCTACTGCTGGGCCGAGGTCTTCACCCGGGAGCCCGAGAAGGCCGACACCTTCTTCTCCGCCGTCTTCCCCTACCGGATGAAGCAGATGCAGGACCACGCCGTCGACTACCGGATGTTCGACGTGGGTGAGAACGCCGTCCTCGGCCGGATGAAGATGACCGACGACTTCCCGCCCGAGGTGCCGTCGTACATCAACGTCTACTTCACCGTCGACGACTGCGACGAGGCGGTGGCACGCGCCACCAAGCTCGGCGGTGTCCTCCGCTTCGGGCCGATGAGCAGCCCCTTCGGCCGGTTCGCGGCCCTGAGCGATCCGCAGGGAGCGAATTTCTCGGTGATCGACATCACGACCACGGAAGGCGAGATGCCGAAGGTCAAGGACGTCTGA
- the melC1 gene encoding apotyrosinase chaperone MelC1, producing the protein MPDITRRRALAATAALAATATVTALAAPTASAAGHGRPMPMPKPPENFDEVYKGRRIQGRPMSGGGHHHHEHGSGFEVLIDGVQLHVMRNADGSWISIVSHYDPVTTPRAAARAAVDELQGAALLPFPAN; encoded by the coding sequence ATGCCCGACATCACCCGGCGCCGCGCGCTCGCCGCGACCGCCGCCCTCGCCGCGACGGCCACCGTCACCGCCCTCGCGGCACCCACGGCCTCGGCCGCCGGCCACGGCCGCCCCATGCCGATGCCGAAGCCCCCCGAGAACTTCGACGAGGTCTACAAGGGCCGCCGGATACAGGGCCGCCCGATGAGCGGCGGCGGACACCACCACCACGAACACGGCAGCGGATTCGAGGTGTTGATCGACGGCGTCCAGCTGCACGTGATGCGCAACGCCGACGGCAGCTGGATCAGCATCGTCAGCCACTACGACCCGGTGACCACCCCGCGCGCCGCCGCCCGTGCCGCCGTGGACGAGCTGCAGGGCGCCGCGCTGCTGCCCTTCCCCGCCAACTGA
- a CDS encoding helix-turn-helix domain-containing protein → MSERLSDEARVIPLRPAPARPARPASGPGESEESKEPLWRDLVGEVLRRERRAQDRTLKDVADAARISLPYLSEIERGRKEASSEVLAAAAQALGLGLGDLLSLAHGELTRRTAPHRRSATVPHRSYDGLCLAA, encoded by the coding sequence GTGAGCGAGCGACTGAGCGACGAAGCCCGAGTGATCCCCCTGCGACCGGCGCCCGCCCGTCCGGCGCGGCCCGCGTCCGGGCCTGGGGAGAGCGAGGAGAGCAAGGAGCCGCTGTGGCGCGATCTCGTCGGCGAGGTGCTGCGGCGCGAGCGGCGGGCGCAGGACCGTACCCTCAAGGACGTGGCCGACGCGGCCAGGATCTCGCTGCCCTACCTGTCCGAGATCGAGCGCGGCCGCAAGGAGGCCTCCTCGGAGGTCCTCGCGGCCGCGGCGCAGGCGCTCGGCCTGGGTCTCGGCGACCTGCTTTCGCTGGCGCACGGTGAGCTGACCCGGCGCACCGCCCCGCACCGCCGGTCGGCCACCGTGCCGCACCGCTCCTACGACGGGCTCTGCCTGGCCGCCTGA
- a CDS encoding RNA polymerase sigma factor SigF, with amino-acid sequence MGTAGIRSQAEVTTRTEQNGTDEGSLPGIAVPASVAPLDARELSRQFFRRLTELEEGTHAHQYARNTLIEMNMSLVRFAAGRFRGRGDDMEDIVQTGMIGLIKAIDRFELAREVEFTTFAVPYIVGEIKRFFRDTTWAVHVPRRLQELRVELARAREELAGRLDRDPTVAELATLMNISTDEVVEAQLASNGYHSASLDAALSGDGPEEGEAVLADFIGVEEDGLRLVEDVHALAPLMAELSERDRRIIHLRFVEEATQAEIGERLGCSQMHVSRLIKRIITRLRRGMLGELGCG; translated from the coding sequence ATGGGCACCGCCGGGATCCGGTCGCAAGCAGAGGTCACAACGAGGACCGAGCAGAACGGGACGGATGAGGGGTCACTGCCAGGCATCGCGGTTCCGGCGTCCGTCGCACCGCTCGACGCACGGGAGCTGTCCCGCCAGTTCTTCCGCCGGCTGACGGAGCTGGAGGAGGGCACGCACGCGCACCAGTACGCGCGCAACACCCTCATCGAGATGAACATGTCGCTGGTGCGGTTCGCGGCCGGACGGTTCCGGGGCCGCGGCGACGACATGGAGGACATCGTCCAGACCGGCATGATCGGCCTGATCAAGGCCATCGACCGGTTCGAGCTGGCCCGCGAGGTGGAGTTCACCACCTTCGCGGTGCCCTACATCGTCGGCGAGATCAAACGATTCTTCCGGGACACCACCTGGGCGGTGCATGTACCACGCCGGCTCCAGGAGCTGCGGGTGGAGCTGGCCAGGGCGCGCGAGGAACTGGCCGGCCGGCTGGACCGGGACCCCACGGTGGCCGAGCTGGCGACCCTGATGAACATCTCCACCGATGAGGTGGTCGAGGCCCAGCTCGCCTCCAACGGGTACCACTCGGCCTCCCTGGACGCCGCGCTCTCCGGCGACGGGCCGGAGGAGGGCGAGGCGGTGCTCGCGGACTTCATCGGCGTGGAGGAGGACGGGCTGCGGCTCGTCGAGGACGTCCACGCGCTCGCCCCGCTGATGGCGGAACTGAGCGAGCGGGACCGGCGGATCATCCATCTGCGGTTCGTCGAGGAGGCCACCCAGGCAGAGATCGGGGAACGGCTCGGGTGCTCACAGATGCATGTGTCCCGGCTGATCAAGCGGATCATCACCCGGCTGCGCCGGGGGATGCTCGGCGAACTCGGCTGCGGCTGA
- a CDS encoding epoxide hydrolase family protein — protein sequence MTSTPAERIEPFRLSVPQSDLDDLYDRLDRTRWPAELPGAGWEYGVPAGYLRELVHYWRHTYDWRAAETELNRWPQFTTTIDGAHVHFAHIRSPEPDATPLVITHGWPGSIVEFLDVVGPLTDPVAYGGDAADAFHVVLPGIPGFGLSGPTTERGWEAGRVAGAWAELMRRLGYERFGLQGGDWGAAISRELGRMYPDRVIGVHLNLLPGAQALTEPTEEELAALGSAERERTLRSWRRWDEWFRDGAGYAALQSSRPHTLGYALTDSPVGQLAWIVEKFREWTDCAELPEEAVDRDRLLTNVMLYWLTGTAGSSGRIYYERAAAGDWNARLATPSTAPTALAVFPADPQIPLRHKAERTENLVRWTEFERGGHFAALEEPDLLIGDVRAFFRQLREK from the coding sequence ATGACCTCCACACCCGCCGAACGTATCGAGCCCTTCCGGCTGTCGGTCCCGCAGAGCGACCTCGACGACCTGTACGACCGTCTCGACCGCACCCGCTGGCCCGCCGAACTGCCCGGAGCCGGCTGGGAGTACGGCGTCCCGGCCGGCTATCTGCGCGAGCTGGTCCACTACTGGCGGCACACGTACGACTGGCGCGCCGCCGAGACCGAGCTGAACCGGTGGCCGCAGTTCACCACCACGATCGACGGAGCCCATGTCCACTTCGCCCACATCCGCTCGCCCGAGCCGGACGCCACGCCGCTGGTGATCACCCATGGCTGGCCGGGTTCGATCGTGGAGTTCCTCGACGTGGTCGGCCCGCTCACCGACCCGGTGGCGTACGGCGGTGACGCGGCGGACGCCTTCCACGTCGTCCTGCCCGGCATCCCCGGCTTCGGGCTGTCCGGGCCCACCACCGAGCGGGGCTGGGAGGCGGGCCGGGTGGCCGGCGCCTGGGCGGAGCTGATGCGGCGGCTCGGATACGAGCGGTTCGGGCTGCAGGGCGGTGACTGGGGTGCGGCGATCTCCCGCGAACTGGGCCGTATGTATCCGGACCGGGTGATCGGCGTCCACCTCAATCTGCTGCCCGGCGCGCAGGCGCTGACCGAGCCGACCGAGGAGGAGCTGGCCGCGCTCGGATCCGCGGAGCGGGAGCGGACGCTGCGGTCCTGGCGCCGGTGGGACGAGTGGTTCCGCGACGGCGCCGGATACGCCGCCCTGCAGTCCAGCCGTCCGCACACCCTCGGCTACGCCCTGACGGACTCGCCCGTCGGTCAACTGGCCTGGATCGTCGAGAAGTTCCGGGAGTGGACGGACTGCGCGGAGCTGCCGGAGGAGGCGGTGGACCGGGACCGGCTGCTGACCAACGTGATGCTGTACTGGCTGACCGGTACGGCCGGCTCGTCGGGCCGCATCTACTACGAACGGGCGGCGGCCGGCGACTGGAACGCGCGGCTGGCCACCCCCTCCACCGCGCCGACCGCACTGGCCGTGTTCCCGGCCGACCCCCAGATCCCGCTGCGGCACAAAGCGGAACGCACCGAGAACCTCGTGCGCTGGACGGAGTTCGAGCGGGGCGGGCACTTCGCGGCCCTGGAGGAGCCGGACCTGCTGATCGGCGACGTCCGGGCGTTCTTCCGGCAGCTCCGGGAGAAGTGA
- a CDS encoding family 2 encapsulin nanocompartment cargo protein terpene cyclase produces MSTTTTAYQLPGPPNLAQSLRTRRTGAIPGLLYRPAVPADPEKAAEVDRRLESWARDLDLFPASWTGDFSGFQFGRAVVLQHPGALDLDRLTAAGKFLLAENIVDSCYCEEDEGRGGSRRGLGGPLIIAQSALDPFHGVPEVEAEWREGIQADGPLRSYHFALEDYATFATPSQTSRFVYDIARLHLGYLGEAAWMETKYVPRVWEYLVMRQFNNFRPCLTLVDAVDGYELPEQVYARPEIQRITALASNATTLVNDLYSFTKELASDPTHLNLPQVIAANERIGLKPAYLKSVEIHNRIMEAFEEEAALLSATSPLVERYAQGLAAWVSGNHEWHATNTHRYHLPDYW; encoded by the coding sequence ATGAGCACAACGACGACCGCCTACCAGCTGCCCGGCCCCCCGAACCTCGCCCAGAGCCTGCGGACCCGGCGCACCGGAGCGATCCCCGGGCTGCTGTACCGGCCCGCGGTGCCCGCCGACCCGGAGAAGGCGGCCGAGGTCGACCGCCGCCTGGAGAGCTGGGCCCGGGACCTGGACCTGTTCCCCGCGTCCTGGACGGGGGACTTCTCCGGTTTCCAGTTCGGCCGGGCCGTCGTACTGCAGCATCCGGGCGCACTCGACCTGGACCGTCTGACGGCCGCCGGCAAGTTCCTGCTCGCCGAGAACATCGTCGACTCCTGCTACTGCGAGGAGGACGAGGGCCGGGGCGGATCGCGGCGCGGTCTGGGCGGCCCGCTGATCATCGCCCAGTCGGCGCTCGACCCCTTCCACGGCGTCCCGGAAGTGGAAGCCGAGTGGCGCGAGGGCATCCAGGCCGACGGTCCGCTGCGCTCGTACCACTTCGCCCTCGAGGACTACGCGACCTTCGCCACGCCCAGCCAGACCAGCCGGTTCGTGTACGACATCGCCCGGCTGCACCTGGGTTATCTGGGCGAGGCCGCCTGGATGGAGACGAAGTACGTGCCGCGGGTCTGGGAGTACCTGGTGATGCGGCAGTTCAACAACTTCCGCCCCTGTCTGACGCTCGTGGACGCCGTGGACGGCTACGAACTGCCCGAGCAGGTCTACGCCCGCCCCGAGATCCAGCGGATCACCGCCCTCGCCAGCAACGCCACCACGCTCGTCAACGACCTGTACTCCTTCACCAAGGAGCTGGCCAGCGACCCCACCCACCTCAATCTGCCCCAGGTCATCGCCGCCAACGAGCGGATCGGTCTGAAGCCCGCGTACCTCAAGTCCGTCGAGATCCACAACCGGATCATGGAGGCCTTCGAGGAGGAGGCGGCCCTGCTGTCGGCCACCTCGCCCCTGGTGGAGCGCTACGCCCAGGGCCTGGCCGCCTGGGTGTCGGGCAACCACGAGTGGCACGCCACCAACACCCACCGCTACCACCTGCCCGACTACTGGTAG
- a CDS encoding geranyl diphosphate 2-C-methyltransferase → MTTAPVARTTPVPVPAQSTYQTRVADYWNAEENPVNLELGRIDDLYHHHYGIGAADRSVLDEPDPALRRDRITAELHRLEHAQAELLASRLGPLSPADRVFDAGCGRGGGSVVAHLRYGCHADGVTISAKQADFANEQAHARGIDDKVRYHHRNMLDTGFETGAYAASWNNESTMYVELDLLFAEHARLLRRGGRCVVITGCYNDTYGQASREVSLINAHYICDIHPRSEYFKAMARNRLVPVHVEDLTEATIPYWELRKEAGHLVTGIEDTFLDAYRNGSFQYLLIAADRV, encoded by the coding sequence TTGACCACTGCCCCTGTCGCCCGGACCACTCCCGTTCCCGTCCCGGCCCAGTCCACCTACCAGACCCGGGTCGCGGACTACTGGAACGCCGAGGAGAACCCGGTCAACCTCGAACTCGGCAGGATCGACGACCTGTACCACCACCACTACGGCATCGGAGCGGCCGACCGGTCGGTGCTCGACGAGCCCGATCCGGCCCTGCGCCGGGACCGCATCACCGCCGAGCTGCACCGCCTGGAGCACGCCCAGGCCGAACTGCTCGCCTCGCGTCTCGGCCCGCTCTCCCCCGCCGACCGCGTCTTCGACGCCGGCTGCGGCCGCGGCGGCGGCAGCGTCGTGGCGCATCTGCGCTACGGCTGCCACGCCGATGGCGTCACCATCTCGGCGAAGCAGGCCGACTTCGCCAATGAGCAGGCCCATGCCCGCGGCATCGACGACAAGGTGCGCTACCACCACCGCAACATGCTCGACACCGGTTTCGAAACCGGCGCGTACGCGGCGTCCTGGAACAACGAGTCCACCATGTACGTCGAGTTGGACCTGCTGTTCGCCGAGCACGCCCGGCTGCTGCGCCGCGGCGGACGCTGTGTGGTGATCACCGGCTGCTACAACGACACCTACGGACAGGCGTCGCGCGAGGTGTCGCTGATCAACGCCCACTACATCTGCGACATCCACCCGCGCTCGGAGTACTTCAAGGCGATGGCCCGCAACCGCCTGGTGCCGGTCCACGTCGAGGATCTGACCGAGGCCACGATCCCCTACTGGGAACTGCGCAAGGAGGCCGGGCATCTGGTCACGGGCATCGAGGACACGTTCCTCGACGCCTACCGCAACGGCAGTTTCCAGTACCTGCTGATCGCGGCCGACCGGGTCTGA
- a CDS encoding family 2B encapsulin nanocompartment shell protein: MTTPDSATGSDVGEPAPEPTADGQLTSLSTRAARQLTTTTKSEPQMQAITSRWLLKTLPWVDVKGGAYRVNRRLQLRTGRGRVHFEQNGADDIRVIPETLTELPILRGYPDIEVLREVAGRFQPREVRAGQVLFEAGQPVTEAYLVVHGRFTRYASGKYGEEEITGVITDGDQMGDEAVGQSDPLWLASVRAETAGVVLALPWTVVQEFTERVPSLAAHLQAYVERQNKPMNRKGEADVPVQAGHVGEPTLPGGFVDYELTPREYELSLTQAVLRVHTRVADLYNHPMDQTQQQLRLTVEEIRERQEWELVNNREFGLLHNVDYGQRISTLAGPPTPDDMDELLSMRRKTKVFLAHPKAIAAFFRQCNRRGLVPGTVSVDGHEVPAWRGVPIFPCGKIPISDDHTSSIIALRTGEADQGVIGLYQTGIPEEHQPGLNVRFMGIDSAAIVNYLVTAYYSLAILVPDAAGILENVQIGRLPE; this comes from the coding sequence GTGACCACACCGGACAGCGCCACCGGTTCCGACGTCGGCGAACCCGCACCCGAGCCCACGGCCGACGGGCAGCTCACCAGCCTCAGCACCCGGGCGGCACGCCAGCTCACCACGACCACCAAGTCCGAACCGCAGATGCAGGCCATCACCTCACGATGGCTGCTGAAGACCCTGCCGTGGGTGGACGTCAAGGGCGGCGCCTACCGGGTCAACCGCCGCCTCCAGCTGCGCACGGGGCGCGGCCGGGTGCACTTCGAGCAGAACGGCGCCGACGACATCCGGGTCATCCCGGAGACGCTGACCGAGCTGCCGATCCTGCGCGGCTACCCGGACATCGAGGTGCTGCGGGAGGTCGCCGGCCGTTTCCAGCCCCGGGAGGTGCGCGCCGGACAGGTGCTGTTCGAGGCCGGCCAGCCCGTGACGGAGGCGTATCTGGTCGTGCACGGCCGGTTCACCCGGTACGCCTCCGGCAAGTACGGCGAGGAGGAGATCACCGGGGTCATCACCGACGGCGATCAGATGGGCGACGAGGCGGTCGGACAGTCCGACCCGCTGTGGCTGGCCTCGGTGCGGGCCGAGACCGCGGGTGTGGTGCTCGCGCTGCCCTGGACCGTCGTGCAGGAGTTCACCGAGCGGGTGCCGTCCCTCGCGGCGCATCTCCAGGCGTATGTCGAGCGGCAGAACAAGCCCATGAACCGCAAGGGCGAGGCCGACGTGCCGGTACAGGCCGGCCATGTCGGTGAGCCCACGCTGCCCGGTGGCTTCGTGGACTACGAACTCACCCCGCGTGAATACGAGTTGTCCCTCACTCAGGCCGTGCTGCGGGTGCACACCCGGGTCGCCGACCTCTACAACCACCCGATGGACCAGACCCAGCAGCAGCTCCGGCTCACGGTCGAGGAGATCCGCGAGCGCCAGGAGTGGGAGCTGGTCAACAACCGGGAGTTCGGGCTGCTGCACAACGTCGACTACGGCCAGCGGATCAGCACCCTCGCCGGCCCGCCGACCCCGGACGACATGGACGAACTGCTCTCCATGCGGCGCAAGACGAAGGTCTTCCTCGCCCATCCCAAGGCGATCGCGGCGTTCTTCCGACAATGCAACCGGCGTGGCCTTGTTCCCGGCACCGTGAGCGTGGACGGCCATGAGGTACCGGCGTGGCGCGGTGTGCCGATCTTCCCCTGTGGCAAGATCCCGATCAGCGACGACCACACCAGCAGCATCATCGCCCTGCGCACGGGCGAGGCCGACCAGGGGGTCATCGGCCTCTACCAGACCGGCATCCCGGAGGAACATCAGCCGGGCCTGAACGTCCGGTTCATGGGCATCGACTCTGCCGCGATCGTCAACTACCTAGTGACCGCGTACTACTCGCTGGCCATTCTCGTGCCCGATGCGGCCGGGATTCTGGAGAACGTCCAGATCGGCCGGCTCCCCGAGTGA
- a CDS encoding aminoglycoside phosphotransferase family protein, with protein MSVHDGPRPQKMHADEVDLDAPLVQRLIARRFPRWAALPVRRLASSGTENAMFRLGSDLLVRLPRRPGAVPDLRHEQRWLPRLGPLLPVAVPEPLGLGEPDGGFPWPWSVYRWLAGSNPVAGAVREPERLAGDLAAFVRALRRIDPRDAPPGYRGGPLGDRDEPTRAAVAELGGRVDGGAVTALWEQSLCAPEHTGPPVWAHGDLSPGNVLVDAGRLSAVIDFGCAGAGDPAVDLIVAWNLLPVSVRDTFRKAVGADDAEWTRGRGWALSISLIQLPYYWDTNPALAENSRHVITEILTEAG; from the coding sequence ATGAGTGTCCATGACGGCCCGAGGCCGCAGAAGATGCACGCGGACGAGGTCGACCTCGACGCCCCGCTGGTCCAGCGCCTGATCGCCCGCCGGTTCCCGCGCTGGGCCGCCCTGCCGGTACGGCGGCTCGCGTCCTCCGGGACCGAGAACGCCATGTTCCGGCTGGGCTCCGACCTGCTGGTACGGCTGCCCCGGCGCCCCGGCGCCGTACCGGACCTGCGGCACGAGCAGCGCTGGCTGCCCCGGCTCGGGCCGCTGCTGCCGGTGGCCGTGCCCGAGCCGTTGGGCCTCGGCGAGCCGGACGGGGGCTTTCCCTGGCCCTGGTCCGTCTACCGCTGGCTGGCGGGGAGCAATCCGGTGGCGGGTGCCGTGCGGGAGCCTGAGCGGCTCGCCGGGGATCTCGCGGCGTTCGTGCGCGCGCTGCGCCGGATCGACCCGCGGGACGCGCCGCCCGGCTACCGGGGCGGTCCCCTGGGGGACCGGGACGAGCCCACCCGCGCGGCCGTCGCCGAGCTGGGCGGACGGGTCGACGGCGGCGCCGTCACGGCGCTGTGGGAGCAGTCCCTGTGCGCCCCGGAGCACACCGGGCCACCGGTGTGGGCCCACGGGGACCTCTCCCCCGGGAACGTGCTGGTCGACGCGGGCCGGCTGAGCGCGGTCATCGACTTCGGCTGCGCGGGAGCGGGCGACCCGGCCGTGGATCTGATCGTGGCCTGGAACCTGCTGCCCGTGTCCGTGCGGGACACCTTCCGCAAGGCCGTCGGCGCGGACGACGCGGAGTGGACGCGGGGACGGGGCTGGGCACTGTCGATCTCGCTGATCCAGCTGCCGTACTACTGGGACACCAACCCGGCCCTGGCGGAGAACTCCCGGCATGTGATCACCGAGATCCTCACCGAGGCCGGGTGA